CCTTGCGGCGGATGACCGGGACGCGGCGCACGGACTCGGTGTAGGCGGCCGAGGAGAACAGGCCGAGGAAGCGGCGCTCACCGACGACGTTGCCGTCCGCGTCGAACTTCTTGACGCCGATGTAGTCCAGGTACGACGGCCGGTGCACGGTGGCCCGGCTGTTGGCCTTGGTCAGCACGAGCAGCTTGTGCTCGCGGGCCTTGGCGCGGGCGTCGGCGGGCAGCCGCTCGAAGGACGGGCTGACCGGGTGCTGGTCGTCCTCTGCGTGCTGCGGGTCCGAGCGCAGTATGCCCAGACCGGTGCCGGGGACGGCGGCGAGCGTGTCGTCGTCGCGCAGCTGGTACTCGCGGTAGCCGAGGAAGGTGAAGTGGTCGGTGGCCAGCCAGCGCAGCAGCTCGCGGGCCTCCTCGACCTCGGGGGCGGGCAGGTCGCCCGGCACCGGCTCGTCGCCGAGGCCGTCGGCGATCCGGGCCGCCGCGTCCCGCATCTTCTCCCAGTCCTCGACGGCCTCGCGGACGTCGGACAGGACGCGCAGCAGGTCGGCGGTGATCTGCTTCAGGTCGGCGCGGTCGGTCTCACGGTCGATCTCGACGTGGATCCAGGACTCGGTGTGCGCGTCGTGCGGCAGGTCGCCGGTGGGCGGGGTCGCCAGCACCTCGACGAGCTTGCCGGTGACGTCGCGCCGGACCACGAACTGGGGGTGGATCACGACGTGGATGCCGCGTCCCTGCCGGGTCAGCTCGTTGGTGACCGAGTCGACGAGGAAGGGCATGTCGTCGGTGACGACCTCCACCACGGTGTGGCTGCAGGTCCACCCGTTCTCTTCCACGCTCGGGGTGTGCACCCGCACGTTCGCGGTGCCCTGCGGTCGCATCTCGGCCAGCCGGTGGTGCGAGACCGCGGCGCTGAAGACGTCGACCGGGTCGCGGTCGGCCAGGTCCTCGGGTGCGGTGTGCAGGTAGTAGCGCTGGAGGAACGCGAGCACGGATTCGCTGTCGGGAGTGCCGGCCGTACCCTCGCCCGTCGTCCCGGTCGGTAGGTGCCCCCCGACCGGGCTGTTCTCAGCTACCCGGGCGGCCCGTTCGAGCAGCTCGGCCTTGGCTTCGTCCAGCTTGGTCTGCATTGTCCTCTGGCTCCTGTCGCGCGCCGTTGCGTGACGTAGAAGGAAAAACGGTCTCTTCCCCTCCGGCTCGACGCCACGGCCCGGGGTGTCCGGTCCGATCCGACGCTATGCCGCGAGGTGAGACGAGCGGGGTGTATTCGGCCATTCTCGGCCCGTCCGTCGGATGTGACGCTGCTCTCGGCACCGTCGTGTCCAGGGCCGGTATCGGCGTCCTGGGGGCTTCCGCGCCCCCGTCCCGCCCGCGAAGACCAGCGACCGCCGCCCGGTCACGGAGGTGTTCCGTGCAACCCGGGCGCGGGGCAGGGGCAGCATCGCCCCCGCGAGCTATCGCGCTGATCACGCCACAAGGCTATCGCTCCTCACCCCGGACCCGTCATGAGCCGTATGTGTACAAAAGAGGGGGCCGAAGTTTGACGTTCTGCACAGGGGCGGAGCGCGGACGGGTGACGTAACCGGTCGGACGCCCCGTGCCGGCCCGGTGCCGTGCGCCCGTGCCGTGCGCCCCTCCGGTGCCCGCATCCGGTCGCGCGGGGGCGCCCGGGGACGCACCCTGAAAGCGACGGGCCCTCTTGGCAAGCGCGCCCCGCCGAGGCACGTTGCCCTGAGAACAGTGCCCGTCCCCCGCGGAGGGGACAGTGCCGCCCCGGAGGAGCCGACATGCCCGCGAAGATCCTCATCGTCACCGGCGACGCAGCGGAGTCCCTGGAAGTCCTCTACCCCTACCAGCGGCTGCGCGAGGAAGGCTACGACGTCGACATCGCGGCCCCCACCCGCAAGACGCTCCGCTTCGTCGTCCACGACTTCGAGCCCGGCTACGACACCTACACCGAGAAGCCCGGCTACACCTGGCCCGCCGACCTCTCCTTCGCCGAGGTCGACCCCGGTCAGTACGCGGCCCTCGTCGTCCCCGGCGGACGGGCCCCCGAGTACCTGCGCAACGACGCCGAACTGCGCAAGATCACCAAGGCGTTCTTCGACGCGGACAAGCCGGTCGCCCAGATCTGCCACGGCCCGCTGCTCACCGCGGCGGTGGACAGCCTGCGCGGCCGCCGCGTCACCGCCTACCCGGCGCTGGAACTGGACATGCAGTCCGCCGGAGCGCACTTCGAGGACAGCGAGGCGGTGGTCGACGGCACCCTCGTCTCGGCCCGCGCCTGGCCGGACCACCCGGCCTGGATGCGCGAGTTCCTCACCGTGCTGCGGGCGAAGGCCCCGGCGACCTGAGCGGTACCGCTGCGCGGGCGGGTCCTGGACGGGCGGGCTCCTGATGAGCGGGCGGGCGGGCCGGGCCCGGGGCTACGCCGCCAGGCGGCGGGCCTCGGCCACCGCCTCCGCCAGCGTGTCCACCACCGGCACGCCGATCGACTCCAGGCTGGCCCGGCTGTGCGAACCGCCGGTGTAGAGCACGGCGCGCGCTCCCACGTGCCGGGCGGCGACCGCGTCGTCCGCCGCGTCCCCGATCACCACCGTGCGCGCGGGCTCCACGACTCCCGTGAGCGCCTCCAGGTGGCGCACCATGTGCTCGGCCTTGCTGCCCCCGGACGGGCCCGTACGCCCGTCGACGCGGATGAAGTGCGCCTCGATCCCGAAACCGCGCACCAGCGGCACCAGGTCCTCGTGCCCGTACATGCTCAGCAGCGACTGGCTGTGCCCCGCCGAGCGCCACCCGGCGAGCAGCTCGGCGGCCCCGTCGGTCAGCCCGCAGCGCACCCGGTGCTCCGTGTAGTACCGGTGGAAGACGCCGTCCATCAGCTCCCACTCGGTGTCCGTGGGGAGCCGGCCCAGCAGGCGCTCGTAGAACTTCGGCACCGGCACGCAGTACAGCGTCCGGTACTGCTCCAGCGTGATCGGCTCCAGGCCGAGTTCGGCGAAGGCCGCGTTCGTCGCCCCGATGATCGCGTCATTGTCGTGGAAAAGGGTGCCGTTCCAGTCCCAGACGATGTGCGCGCTTGCGTGCATCCCCATGCCGAAGACCGTACCCGCCCGCACTGACAGTCACCGCCGTGCGGGCCGGGGGCCCGGGCTGGGCTCGCTAGACGCCGTCCACCAGGTTGGGGATCTCCTGGGTGGCGAACCACAGCAGCTCGTGGTCGTCGGCCTCGTCGACGAGGAACTGCGCGTCGTCGTCACCGCCGTCGGCGGCCTCCAGGGCCCCCGCAGCGGCGGCCACGTCCCGCTCCGCGTCGTCGGCGTCGACGTGCACCGCCGCCGCCTTGGCCAGCCGCACCGCGCCGGTCACCGTCACCTCGCCGAGCGCGGACGGGTCCGCCCCGCGGTCCGGACCGGCCCCGGCGACACCGTCGGGCACGTCGACGGCGACCACGACCCGGCGCCGTACCGCGTCCGGGTCGGCCGCCAGCAGCCGCAGCGAGGCCAGCGCGGCCCGGCTGAGCGCCGCGTACTCCAGTTCCTCGAGGTCGTCGGAGAGGTACCACTCGCGCAGCGCGGGGGTGACGGCGTACGCCACGAGGGGCCCCGTCCCCAGCTCACCCGTCTTGTACGCCTCGGCGAGACCGGGGAGGGTCAGGGGGACGTAGACGCGCATGGCTGCCGCTCTTTCCTGGTCGCCGACGGGCCTTCAGGATACGTGCGGCCGTCCCCTTTCGGGTTCCCGCCCACCCCCTCCGCGGCGTCCACCCGCCGGCGCTCGCCTCACCCGGTCCCACCGCGCCCCCACGGGCTTTACGGGCACCACGATCACTCGGATAAGTGAACTCCTGCGGGCCCTCGCCACTCGCTCCGGCTTCCTTGCGGGGCCCGCACCGGCCCCCGTACAAGATCCCCACCAGCGCGTTACCGCCCGGTACGACCCGGGCCCGCCGAACGGGGACCCCCATGAACAAGGTCATGAGCCGCGCCGCGCAGTCCCGTCCGCGGCACCGGCCGCCGACCCGCCAGGACTCCCGCCGCCCGGGCGGCGCGCCGCCCCGCAACCCGGTCCGTGGCGGCGCCCGTACGGCGCCGGGGACGGTCCTGGCGCGGCCGCGCCCCACCGACCTCTTCGCCGACCGTCTGCTGGCCGTCCTCAGCGGTCAGCGCCCCGTCCACTGGATGCTCCGGCACACCGCCGGCCGCGCCTACGACGACCTCGCGCGGCTCGCCGAGCGCGGCCCCCTGCGTACCCGCGGCACCCGCCCGGTCGTCCACGACCTCGGCTGGTTCGTGCCCCGGGCCGGCGCCCTGGAGGTATTCGCCCGTATCGCCGCCGGCAGCCGGCTCCGCGCCATGGCCTTCCGGCTGGAGCAGGGCCCGGACCACCGCTGGCGCTGCACGGCGATCGAACTGGGCCCGAGGCCGCCCCACGCCCCCGAGGACTGACCCGCCTGCCCCGCACGGCCCTTCCGCCGCCCACGGAGCCGCCCCCCGGGCCCGCGCGGAAGCCGCGCGCAGGGCCAGGAGGCCCGCGGCCACGACGAGGGGGCCGCAGGCACGGCGAAGGACCCGCAGGCACGGCGCAGGAGCCGCAGCCAGGGCGGTGAGGCCACGGCCATGAGGAAGGAGCCGCAGGCACGGCGGAGAGGCCCGCAGGCACGGCCCAGGAGCCGCAGGCACGAGGAGATGCCCGCAGGCACGGGGAAGGGCCGCAGGCACCAGGAGAGGCCCGCGGGCACGGCGAAGGGCCGGGCCCCCGTGAAAGAGGGGCCCGGCCCTTCGGCTCCTGGCTCGGTGACCGCGGGTCAGTGGCCGCAGGTCACTTCTTGCGGCGCCGGCCGCCCTTGGCCTGCTTGCGACGCTCGGCCCGCGTCAGCCCGTCCGACTCGGAGCGCACCGGCTCGTCGTCCTCCAGGTCGCGCTCCACGATGCCGCCCTCGCCGTCGACGGTCGGCGCGGAGAAGTGCAGGTCCCGGCGCTGCGGAACGTCGAGGCCCTTGGCCCGGATCTCCGGACGCGCGCCCGCCTGGGCCGGCACGGTGTCCTGGACGCCCTCGGGGAGCGCGAGGTCCTCGACCGGGACCTCCTCGACCTGCTGCTCGACCTGGACCTCCAGGTTGAACAGGTAGCCGACGGACTCCTCCTTGATGCCCTCCATCATGGCGGTGAACATGTCGAAGCCCTCGCGCTGGTACTCGACCAGCGGGTCCTTCTGGGCCATCGCGCGCAGGCCGATGCCCTCCTGGAGGTAGTCCATCTCGTAGAGGTGCTCACGCCACTTGCGGTCGAGGACCGACAGCACGACCCGGCGCTCCAGCTCACGCATGATCTCGGAGCCGAGCTGGGCCTCGCGCGCCTGGTACTGCTCGCGGATGTCGTCCTTGATGGACTCGGAGATGAACTCGGCGGTCAGACCGGCCCGGTCACCGGCCGCCTCCTCCAGCTCCTCGATGGTGACCTTCACCGGGTAGAGCTGCCGGAAGGCACCCCACAGCCGGTCCAGGTCCCAGTCCTCGGGGAAGCCCTCGGCGGTCTCCGCGCCGACGTAGGCGTCGATGGTGTCGTCCGTGAAGTGCTGGATCTGCTCCTGCAGGTCCTCGCCCTCCAGGACGCGCCGGCGTTCGCCGTAGATGACCTCGCGCTGCCGGTTGAGCACCTCGTCGTACTTCAGGACGTTCTTGCGCGTCTCGAAGTTCTGCTGCTCGACCTGCGACTGCGCGGACGCGATCGCGCGCGTGACCATCTTGTTCTCGATCGGCACGTCGTCCGGCACGTTCGCCATCGACATCACGCGCTCGACCATCTGGGCCTTGAACAGGCGCATCAGGTCGTCACCGAGGGAGAGGTAGAAGCGGGACTCGCCCGGGTCGCCCTGACGGCCGGAACGACCGCGCAACTGGTTGTCGATACGGCGCGACTCGTGCCGCTCGGTGCCCAGCACGTACAGACCGCCGAGGCTCTCGACCTCCTCCTTCTCGGCCTTGACCGCCTGCTCGGCCTTGGCCAGGGCGGCGGGCAGGGCGTGCGCCCACTCCTCGATGTGCTCCTCGGGGTCGAGGCCGCGCTGGCGCAGCTCCGCCTCGGCGAGGTCCTCGGGGTTGCCGCCGAGCTTGATGTCGGTACCACGGCCGGCCATGTTGGTGGCCACCGTCACGGCGCCCTTGCGGCCGGCCTGGGCGACGATCGACGCCTCACGCTCGTGGTGCTTGGCGTTCAGCACCTCGTGCTGGATGCCGCGCTTGCTGAGCTGCTGCGAGAGGTACTCCGACTTCTCGACGGAGGTCGTGCCGACGAGGATCGGCTGGCCCTTCTCGTGCTTCTCGGCGATGTCGTCGACGACGGCCTCGAACTTGGCCACCTCGGTGCGGTAGATCAGGTCGGACTGGTCCATGCGGACCATCGGCTTGTTGGTCGGGATCGGGACCACGCCGAGCTTGTAGATCTGGTGGAACTCGGCGGCCTCGGTCATGGCCGTACCGGTCATGCCGGAGAGCTTCTTGTAGAGGCGGAAGAAGTTCTGCAGGGTGATCGTGGCGAGCGTCTGGTTCTCGTCCTTGATGTCCACCCCTTCCTTCGCCTCGATCGCCTGGTGCATGCCCTCGTTGTAGCGGCGGCCGGCGAGGATACGGCCGGTGTGCTCGTCGACGATCATGACTTCGCCGTCGATGACGACGTAGTCCTTGTCCTTCTTGAAGAGCTCCTTGGCCTTGATGGCGTTGTTCAGGTAGCCCACGAGCGGGGTGTTCACCGACTCGTAGAGGTTGTCGATGCCCAGCCAGTCCTCGACCTTGCTGACGCCGGACTCGTGGATGGCGACGGTGCGCTTCTTCTCGTCGACGTCGTAGTCGCCGGTCTCCTCCATGCCCTTGAGCGGGTTGCCGGCCTCGCCCCTCTTCAGGCGGATGACCAGCTTGGCGAAGTCGCCGTACCACTTGGTGGCCTGGTCGGCCGGGCCGGAGATGATCAGCGGCGTACGGGCCTCGTCGACGAGGATGGAGTCGACCTCGTCGACGATGGCGAAGTTGTGGCCGCGCTGCACCAACTCGTCCTGCGACCACGCCATGTTGTCGCGCAGGTAGTCGAAGCCGAACTCGTTGTTCGTGCCGTAGGTGATGTCGCACGCGTACTGCTCGCGGCGCTGGGCCGGCGTCATGTTGGCCAGGATGCAGCCGACCTCGAGGCCCAGGAACTTGTGGACGCGGCCCATCATCTCGGAGTCGCGCTCGGCCAGGTAGTCGTTGACCGTGATGAGGTGGACGCCGTCTCCGGAGAGGGCGTTCAGGTACGCCGGCAGCGTACCGACGAGGGTCTTGCCCTCACCGGTCTTCATCTCGGCCACGTAGCCGAGGTGGAGGGCGGCGCCACCCATGAGCTGCACGTCGTAGTGCCGCTGGCCGAGGACGCGCTTGGCGGCCTCGCGGACGGTGGCGAACGCCTCGGGGAGCAGATCGTCCAGGCTCTCACCGTCGGCGTAGCGCTGCTTGTACTCCTCGGTGAGGGCACGCAGCTCGGCGTCGGAGAGGTCGACGAAGTCCTCTTCGATGGAGTTGACCTGGTCCGCGATGCGGTGCAGCTTGCGCAGGATCTTGCCTTCGCCTGCACGCATGATCTTCGAGAGGACGGACACGGGGGCTGGTCTCCTTGCCGGTCGGGCCTGGGACGGTCGGTTTTCCTTGACGTACTGAGCAACGGCCATCGTATGCGAGGACCCGGCCGCGCCGGGAGGCCTGGCGGTCCGACGGCTGCTTCACACGTTCCAACGGCCGGGAGCGGCGGATAGTGCCGCCCCGTGCGAGGAAATGCGCGAATTGTGACCGCCCGCTCACACACCGCGAAAACACTGGCGTGGCGGGGGTCCCCCGAACAGAATCGGCCGATGGAACCCGTGACGCTGACCACCGACCGTCTCGTCCTGCGCACCGTCGGCCCGGACGACACCGCCGCAGTGTACGAGGCCGTCCAGGACCCGGACATCCAGCGCTGGACGACCATCCCCTCCCCCTATCTGCCCGAGCACGCCCGGGGCTTCACGGAGGAGATGGTCCCCGACGGCTGGTCCGACGGCTCCATGTTCACCTTCGGCGTGTTCACGGCGGACGGAACGCTGGCCGGGATGCTCGGCCTGACGATGCGCGCGCTCGGCGTGGCCGAGGTCGGCTTCTGGTCGGCCAAGGAGCACCGCGGCCGCGGCTACGTCACCGAGGCCGTGCTCGCCTCGTGCCGGTGGATCTTCACCGAGGTGGGCGTGGACCGCGTCGAATGGCGCGCCGAGGTCGGCAACCACGCCTCCCGCGCGGTGGCGGAGCGCGCCGGTTTCACCGTCGAGGGCACCCTGCGCTCGGCGGTCAACAACAAGGGCGTCCGCCGGGACTGCTGGGTGGGCTCCCTCCTGCCGTCGGACCTGGGCCTCGCGTCGACGGCACCGTACCTGCCCGCCCGGACCTGACCGCCCGGCCGCCGGGACGGAACCGCAGGCCGCTCGGGGTCTGTCAGTGGCACCCTCTATCGTCCGACGCATGACGACCCTTCCGCGTCCCACCACCACGCTCACCGCGGACGACGCCCGGCGTGTCGCCCTACGGGCCCAGGGCTTCCTCGGTGCGCCCGACCGGCGTGCCGGTGTCCGCGGCGTGCTCCGCCACCTCGGCGCGGTCCAGCTGGACACCATCTCGGTCCTGGCCCGCTCCCACGAGCTGGTCGCCTACGCCCGCCTCGGCGCGGTCGGCCGCAAGACGGTCGAGGCGGCGTACTGGGGTGCCGGTGCCGCCGGCGACGCCCCGGCGCGGCCCCACGCGTTCGAGTACTGGTCGCACGCGGCGTGCATCCTGCCGGTCGAGGAGTGGCCCCACTTCGCCTTCCGCCGCCGCGCCTACCGAGGCCGCCCGCACTGGAACCACCAGCTCCCCGACGGTGTGTACGACCAGGTCGTCAAGCAGCTGCGCGCCGAGGGCCCGCTGACGGCCACGGAGCTGGGCGGCGCGAAGAAGACCAGCGACTGGTGGGACTGGTCGGGCACCAAGGTCGCCGTGGAGCGCGCGCTGATGTACGGCGAGGTGGTGTGCGTGGAACGCCGCGGCTGGAAGCGGGTGTACGACCTCGCCGAGCGCGCCGTCCCGGACGCGCTGCTGCACGACGACCTGGACGACGCCGAGTGCGTGCGCCGTCTGGTCCGGCTGGCCGGTGAGGCCCTCGGCGTCGGCACGCGCGCGGACATCGCCGACTACCACCGGCTCAAGGCCGAGCAGGTCGACGCGGTGATCGCCGACTCGGGTCTGGTCCCGGTCGAGGTGGAGGGCTGGGGCAAGCCGGCCTGGGCGGACCCGGCGGCCCTCGCCGCGCCGCCGCGCGGCCGCCACCGCACGACCCTGCTGTCCCCGTTCGACTCGCTGATCTGGGAGCGGGCGCGCACGGAGCGCGTCTTCGGCTTCACCCACCGCCTGGAGGCGTACGTCCCCAAGCCCAAGCGGATCCACGGCTACTTCGCGATGCCGGTCCTGGCCGGCGGCCGGCTGGTCGGCCGGGTCGACCCGGCCCGCGAGGGCCGGACGCTGGTGGCGCGGCAGGTCGGCCTGGACGGCCCGACGGCGGTCCCGGCCGTGGCGCAGGCCCTGGCCGAGGCGGCGACCTGGGTGAACTGCGTGGACGTCCGCGTGGAGCGGGTGGACGCGCCCGAACTGCGCGAACCCCTCGTGCGGGAACTGGCCGCCCTCGTCGGTTAGCGGATCTCGAGGATCTTCTCCCGCATCGCGTAGACCACGGCTTCCATCCTGGAGTGCAGCTGGAGCTTCTCCAGGATGTTGCGGACGTGGTTCTTCACGGTGTTCTCGGAGATGAACAGCTCCTTGGCGATGTCCCGGTTGTTCATCCCGGTCGCGACGAGCTTGAGCACCTCCAGCTCGCGGTCGGTCAGCCGGGGCGCGGGCACCAGCCGGCGCTCGTCGGTGCGCTGGATCATCGACTTGAACTCGGTGAGGAGTTTCGACGCCATGGACGGACTGATCTGCGACTGCCCGTCGGCGACCGCGCGGATGGCGGTGGCCACCTCGTCGGTGGAGATCTCCTTGAGGAGGTATCCGGTCGCGCCCGCCTTGATCGCGTCGTAGAGGTCCGCCTCCTCGTCGCTGATCGTCAGCATGATGATCTTCGCGCTGGGGGCGACCTCCTTGATGGAGGTGCATGCCTCGATCCCGCCGCGCTTGGGCATCCGCACGTCCATCAGCACGATGTCGGGCAGCAGGTCCGCGGCCTTGTCCACCGCCTCGGCGCCGTCACCGGCCTCTCCGACGACCTGGATGTCCTCCTCGGCCGCGAGCACGATCTCCAGACCACGGCGGAAGAGGGCGTGGTCGTCCACGACCAGGACTCTGATCGGCTCCGCGCGCGAAGGACCCGTGTCCGGGTCCGCGCCGACGGCGGCGTGGCCGTCGCCGGCGTGCCGCATCGGTCCGAAGGTGTCCGCCATCGTTCCTCCCCCTGTGGCTTCGGCCCGTGACCGGTGCCGTCGCCAACCCAAGGCATCGGCCCACCGGTTGGGCCGGTGCGGCCATGATTCCATGCCCGGACGACACGGAGGTGACGTGTGGGGCGCGAAGTGGTCGCACGCCGGTGCCCCTGGGGGCGCACAGGCGCTTCCAGGGGCACCGGCTGAGCTCCGGCCGGGCGGTCAGCCGCCCAGCGTGCCCCCTGCCGCCGGGGGCTGCACCTCGGCGACCATCGGGTCGGTGCTGAGGTGGATGACGCCGTAGTCGTAAGCGTGTCGCCGGTAGACGACGCTCGGCTCCTTGGTCTCGGAGTCGACGAACAAGTAGAAGTCGTGGCCGACCAGTTCCATCTCGTAGAGGGCCTGGTCGAGGCTCATCGGGGAGGCGACGTGTGTCTTCTCGCGGACGATCAGCGGGCCTTCGCCCTTGACCTCGAGCGAGCCGATCCTCTTGGTGGGTACGCCGTCCGTCTCCTCGTCGTGGACGGGCTGGCCGTTGCCGTTGAGCGTCGCCGCGCCCGGGACGTGGTCGGGAACCTCGGCCGCCGAGATCCGCCGCGCGCCGCGTCGCGAGAAACGCTTGTCGTGCTGCTTGCGCAGCCGGGCGTCCAGCTTCTCCGCGGCCAGGTCGAGAGCCGCGTACGGGTCGCTGGCCGCCGCCTCCGCACGGATCACCGGACCACGGGAGCGGAGGGTGATCTCCACCCGGTCGCAGCGGTCTGCCTGTCGCGGGTTGGGCTCCTTGGACACCTCGACGTCGAGGCTGATCACCTTGGCATCGAGCCTCTGGATCTTCTCCAGCTTCAGCTTCTCGGCCACGTGCTTGCGGAACCGCTCGGGCACCTCGGTCTTGCGGCCTTTGACGACGATGTCCACGCAGAACTCCGTTCCCGGATCACTCCGCCGCACCGGCGGAGCATCTCCCTTTTGCACCAAGTCCCGGTGAGCCCGGGACCTCGGACTCGGTGACTTCCACCTCCTCCTCCCCCATGGGCAAGATCTCCACCCCGCCGGCTCGGGTGATAGAGGAAAACCCGCAGCACGGCATTCGGATAAGCGAGGTGTGGCCTGCGCCTTTCCTCACAACCGAACATATCTCGCCCGGACGGATGTCGTCACCCTCTACTGCCGCGTACCTCCGTTCAAGTGAATTGACCCTCTCACTACCTGCAACGATGCGAGTCAGCGCTCAGTTCCTGCTTATTACGAAGGAATCCCGGGGAGCGGCTACGACGGCCGCTAGGAGCGTGTCTCCTTTGCCGTTCGGTACCGCCTTTTCAGGTGCACCATGCACCCACTGTCCTCTCTCCTGCCGGGCCTCGATCCGTCGTTCTCCCCTACCTTCCCGAGTTGCGGCCTCGTACACAGGCGTTCTGTCATGAAGGCGGGATACCGTCGCCTCGCGCACGGCCCGCGCGGCCTCGGCGAGGCTCGCCCCGGTGGTGACCAGATCGTCGACGACCACGACGCGACCGCCCGCCAGCAGCCGCGCCCCGCCGGCCGTCACCTCCAGCGCGCCGGCGAGGTTGGCCAGGCGCTGCCGGGCGTCCAGCGCCGCCTGGTCCGCCACGGCCCGCCGCTGGCGCAGCACGGCCGCCACCCGGGCCGGCGTCCCCGAGCGCCGCAGCTCCGCGGCCGCCGCGAGGGCCATCCGCCGCACCGGATCGTGCCCACGCGCCCGCACCGCCCAGCGGGCGGACGGCACGGGCACGAGCAGCACCGTCCCCGGGGCCCGGCCGGCCGGGGGAGGACCGCCGCGCCCGTCGGGTACGAGACCCGCGCGCACGGCCCCCGCCAGGGCCGCGCCGAGCGTCGCCGCGAGCGCCAGCGCACCGCGCTCCTTGTGGGCCAGGAGGAGGGTCCGCACCTCTCCCCCGTAGGGAGCCGCCGCGTGCACCACCGGGAGCCCGGGCGGCTCGGGCTCCGGCCGCACCCGGCGTGGTGCGGTGCCGCACAGGGCGGTGCGGCACCGCGGGCACAGATCCGTGCGAGGTGCCCCGCAGCCCGCGCACTCGGCCGGCAGCACCAGGTCGGTGAGGTCCCGCCACCAGCCCCGCATGCGCTCCACTGTGCCAAGGGCCGGACCGGCCGGCCACCCCTGTGGAAAACGCCCTGTGGACGGGCCGGACGAGCCGGAGCGGCGCCCGGCACTCATCACTCGCACGAGTGAGGCCGTTGGGCCGACCGGCCCGACGGACCGTGGCTCGTCGGTTCACCCGGACCGTGGCTCCTCGGTCCGGGGAGAACCCTGGCTCCTCAGCCCGGATAGATCGGCGCGGTCCCGTCCTTGTCGACCTTCTGCCACTGCGCCCCGGACGGCAGCCGTACGATCCCGTCCTCCGAATAGGCGACCAGCGGCACCCGGTCGTCCTCGGACGCGGCGATCGCCCTCACGCCCGACAGGGCCGCGGGCGCCGGACCGTCCAGCGTGGAGCCGTCGACCTGCACGTACCGCATCTGGTGCACGCCGCCCTGCTCCAGGCCGACCACGACCAGCCGGCTGTCCCCGGCCCAGGACATGGCGGTGATCTGCTCCAGGTCCGGGGCGGCCGAGCGCAGCTCGACGACCTCGGGGCTGTCGCCCGACTTGTCTCCGGGCTCGATCCGCCCGACGAGCAGGGACTGCTTGCCGTCCTTCTCCACCACCAGCGCGACCCGCACCCCGTCGGCGGCCACCCGCACGTCCCGGATCTGCCCCGGCGGGTTGGGAACGCCGACCTGGACCGGCTTGCCGCCGCCCTGTTCCAGCATGTAGAGCTTCGTGTGGGCCGGGTCCTTGTCGGCCACCCACAGGTCGCCGTGCGCGTCCCAGCTCGGGGTGGTCAGCCGGTCGTCCTTGGTCGCCCCCTGGCTGGTGACGACCGCCTCGCCGAGGGAGGCGTCCGAGGACAGCGAGGTGACGTACAGCGACTTGCCGTCCGCGCCGATCCCGGCCACGTCGTGCTCGTCGCGCGAGACGGCCACCGACCGCAGCACCCTGCCGCCCGGTTCCCCCAACGGCCCGGGCACCGGGGTGGCGCCGGTTCCGGTGGCCTCGCTCGGCAGCCGCACCAG
Above is a genomic segment from Streptomyces collinus Tu 365 containing:
- a CDS encoding DJ-1/PfpI family protein, whose translation is MPAKILIVTGDAAESLEVLYPYQRLREEGYDVDIAAPTRKTLRFVVHDFEPGYDTYTEKPGYTWPADLSFAEVDPGQYAALVVPGGRAPEYLRNDAELRKITKAFFDADKPVAQICHGPLLTAAVDSLRGRRVTAYPALELDMQSAGAHFEDSEAVVDGTLVSARAWPDHPAWMREFLTVLRAKAPAT
- a CDS encoding HAD family hydrolase, giving the protein MGMHASAHIVWDWNGTLFHDNDAIIGATNAAFAELGLEPITLEQYRTLYCVPVPKFYERLLGRLPTDTEWELMDGVFHRYYTEHRVRCGLTDGAAELLAGWRSAGHSQSLLSMYGHEDLVPLVRGFGIEAHFIRVDGRTGPSGGSKAEHMVRHLEALTGVVEPARTVVIGDAADDAVAARHVGARAVLYTGGSHSRASLESIGVPVVDTLAEAVAEARRLAA
- a CDS encoding DUF6912 family protein, with product MRVYVPLTLPGLAEAYKTGELGTGPLVAYAVTPALREWYLSDDLEELEYAALSRAALASLRLLAADPDAVRRRVVVAVDVPDGVAGAGPDRGADPSALGEVTVTGAVRLAKAAAVHVDADDAERDVAAAAGALEAADGGDDDAQFLVDEADDHELLWFATQEIPNLVDGV
- a CDS encoding Rv3235 family protein, coding for MNKVMSRAAQSRPRHRPPTRQDSRRPGGAPPRNPVRGGARTAPGTVLARPRPTDLFADRLLAVLSGQRPVHWMLRHTAGRAYDDLARLAERGPLRTRGTRPVVHDLGWFVPRAGALEVFARIAAGSRLRAMAFRLEQGPDHRWRCTAIELGPRPPHAPED
- the secA gene encoding preprotein translocase subunit SecA; amino-acid sequence: MSVLSKIMRAGEGKILRKLHRIADQVNSIEEDFVDLSDAELRALTEEYKQRYADGESLDDLLPEAFATVREAAKRVLGQRHYDVQLMGGAALHLGYVAEMKTGEGKTLVGTLPAYLNALSGDGVHLITVNDYLAERDSEMMGRVHKFLGLEVGCILANMTPAQRREQYACDITYGTNNEFGFDYLRDNMAWSQDELVQRGHNFAIVDEVDSILVDEARTPLIISGPADQATKWYGDFAKLVIRLKRGEAGNPLKGMEETGDYDVDEKKRTVAIHESGVSKVEDWLGIDNLYESVNTPLVGYLNNAIKAKELFKKDKDYVVIDGEVMIVDEHTGRILAGRRYNEGMHQAIEAKEGVDIKDENQTLATITLQNFFRLYKKLSGMTGTAMTEAAEFHQIYKLGVVPIPTNKPMVRMDQSDLIYRTEVAKFEAVVDDIAEKHEKGQPILVGTTSVEKSEYLSQQLSKRGIQHEVLNAKHHEREASIVAQAGRKGAVTVATNMAGRGTDIKLGGNPEDLAEAELRQRGLDPEEHIEEWAHALPAALAKAEQAVKAEKEEVESLGGLYVLGTERHESRRIDNQLRGRSGRQGDPGESRFYLSLGDDLMRLFKAQMVERVMSMANVPDDVPIENKMVTRAIASAQSQVEQQNFETRKNVLKYDEVLNRQREVIYGERRRVLEGEDLQEQIQHFTDDTIDAYVGAETAEGFPEDWDLDRLWGAFRQLYPVKVTIEELEEAAGDRAGLTAEFISESIKDDIREQYQAREAQLGSEIMRELERRVVLSVLDRKWREHLYEMDYLQEGIGLRAMAQKDPLVEYQREGFDMFTAMMEGIKEESVGYLFNLEVQVEQQVEEVPVEDLALPEGVQDTVPAQAGARPEIRAKGLDVPQRRDLHFSAPTVDGEGGIVERDLEDDEPVRSESDGLTRAERRKQAKGGRRRKK
- a CDS encoding GNAT family N-acetyltransferase, whose protein sequence is MEPVTLTTDRLVLRTVGPDDTAAVYEAVQDPDIQRWTTIPSPYLPEHARGFTEEMVPDGWSDGSMFTFGVFTADGTLAGMLGLTMRALGVAEVGFWSAKEHRGRGYVTEAVLASCRWIFTEVGVDRVEWRAEVGNHASRAVAERAGFTVEGTLRSAVNNKGVRRDCWVGSLLPSDLGLASTAPYLPART